A segment of the Rhinoderma darwinii isolate aRhiDar2 chromosome 12 unlocalized genomic scaffold, aRhiDar2.hap1 SUPER_12_unloc_2, whole genome shotgun sequence genome:
tgacatacagcagcagagacttgaggcgcgggtcaggaggcatgaagttctgggcccttgtcctgagatcttatcgggtccagcttggtgacatgaagctgaacccggccaaggggtgaagggatttgttattctctggccacttcagatgttggttctccagaacgggcacaaatggtgtaaatggtggctgtgccctcctctcctgcagttcctcccagccgatggtggagaagaatggatgctctctgatgttcccgcacacaccgaggcgcctcttagaatttttacggaccagtctcttggttagatgtttcacgtcaggattaagccaagttggaaatttaggcttcgcggtggtgatggctttgatagccatttgcctgacggggccgttgtaaaatggggagcgtcctgctgccatcctggacaccacaatccccaggctccaccagtcaactgcggtgccgtatttttttctaagaagcacctcgggggccatgtaatgcaacgttcccgacactccacggatcttattggaggcggtgacgccatcttgggccaatcccaggtcgatgatacggacgtggccatctgcatccaacattatattctccggctttagatctctgcaaagaaataagacgagagaatgacaaatccgcccagtgatccaggagacgggggatgggtcattgcaccaccaagcagaatagccattcaggagtgtaggaaagctgggtgcactgtttccagcatgtaaaggagaatgaaagaagggggaagttctgcttaccggtggacgatgttgtgtccatggaggaactggaggccacatatcatctctgctgtgtagaatctgatggggagaacagagcggagtctcaatgtcatgaaatcttcctctatcagttccctaatatcatgttatgatggagtgtgtgcggtctctagcagagaggaggcgctgattatggcagcctgtattctgcattctctgtattatccttcatctgacctccccctcaccttttcttctttccacccccctcagtctcctgattatttactcgccttacgttgccgatgttcaagcagccgcacatcctcatcaaagcctccaggctgccaccggACAGATACTCCGTGATAAAAAATGCCTGCTCCTCAGATTGATGTGCGGCATAGAGGTGGCATAGGAACGGGCAGTGTCTGGCCGCTAGGAGTATCCGCCGCTCTCTCATAATTTCGTCCGTATTGTCCCGTTTGGTGATCATTTTTACGGCCATGTAGGTGTTTCGGCCGGGGACTGATGCCAGGACCACCTGAGGAAAACAAATGGAGATTCCTCATGAGAAGAAGAAGGAACAGAGGTGGACAGAGAGGTGGGTCAGTCGGGTAGTGCCCAGGACtctacagcagaacaaagctgagctcccagcataatgcagtgtctgctgttgggtcctgtatggagaggtcttcacgccttacccacatttgacataattatcttagttggtgggggtagtatggagcaggatcatatGCTATAATAGagaccgtggcatctaaacagttaaatagaggtaagctcccgctgtcaccccataacccctacccgcaacgcgatcacagtgtgtagatagttgtcatggcagccagggggcctaatgaagaccccaaggtctgccaacttggtcctcctactaagcttaataggaggaggctaaaagaacaattcaagcgatacataaatattgcagtcaaaataaataaatacatttttttctatttcgttttgtttagctcctcgaaaaatggaataaaaagttaaaaagtgattaaaagttttatgtaacccaaaatagtaccaataaacagtacagctcgccccacaaaaaacaagtcctcacaccgccccatcaacagaaaaataaaaaaaaatctgggtttcagaatatggagacacaacaaattaatatttttacaaattgtttttattagataaaaagtataaaaaataaaacaatataattttggtatccccgttattgtgctgacccgcagaataaaggtaacgtgtcatttttaccacttagttaacaccataaaagccaaattattaaaccaatggaggaattgctgtttttttgtttttttttgctatttcacctaaaaaaaaccagccttttacaatgttcccagtaaatgatatggtacattgaatggagccattaaaaacgacaactcgtgcccccaaaaatcaaaatctctcatatgtcgacagaaaaatactaaaatgaaaaactaaagtaGTGGTTATGGGGGCAGGAATACTTCTGGATGTCCTATTAGGCATCCCATAGGAGACTACTACACCCATCATCCATCCAGCATAACAtggtgacaacagagaacaattgatGGAGATAAAAGGTCAACTTTAGGTTTACCACCctataaaatgaaatatttagatattctactcactttgccaaagctgcccctacccaggacctggtggatggtgaagcggctgatggtaagcctggcataggggctggatgttccagggtcttggctgctcccaggtcttggctcctcatcctccaatcctctgtccttgtctcctctcctcttcttcttgaatccggtgacgctgtcctcctccctcttcctcttctcctcttctctcttctcgccgtcttctccatgtccattggacgccattttcaccaatatcttcctacctgtagacttcagtccgatcgctgccgtcgacagttgaaagtaaacggcagttggtcgtgtgcaggtcacatgatgtcagaggtcatggaatcctcaggtggcacctgcctggcagtaacctgctctgccatgtctgatgtgggcatcatgagtgccagtctagtgtccagagctgtgtttcccaaccagggtttcttatggcctggtcaggggtctgcagaacacagtagcaatacatgccactcctacagtagagataaacaacggttatttgctcaggttattggcaaaacccttttcatccacaatatagaatctgggtttatatttaggggtctgtatttatttaggggtctggtctagggtctgtatttagttaggggtctggtctggggtctgcatttaggggtctggtctggggtctgtatttatttaggagtctggtctggggtctgcatttatttaggggtctggtttggggtctgtatttatttaggggtctggtctggggtctccattgatttaggtgtctgatctgcggtctgtgtttatttaggtgtctggtctggggtctgtatttatttaggggtctggtctggggtctgtatttatttaggggtctggtctgggggtctgcatttttttaggggtctggtctggggtctgtatttatttaggggtctagtctggggtctgcatttatttaggggtctagtcttgggtctgtatttaggtgtccggtctggggtctgtatttatttaggggtccggtctggggtctgctttaacttaggggtctgatctggcgtctgtatttattaaggggtctagtctggggtctgtatttatttaggggtccgttctggggtctgtatttatttaggggtctggtctggggtctgtatttatttaggggtctggtctggggtctgtatttattaaggggtctagtctggggtctgtttttatttaggggtccggtctgggggtctgcatttatttaggggtctagtatggggtctgaatttatttaggggtctggtccggggtctgtatttaattaggggtctggtctggggtatgtattcatttaggggtctagtcttgggtctgtatttatttaggggtctggtctgtggtctgtattcatttagggttctagtcttgggtctgtatttttttaggggtctggtcggggtctgcatttatttatgggtctggtctgggatctgcatttatttaggggtctagtctggggtctgcatttatttaggggtctggtctggggtctttatttattttggagtctggtctggggtctgcatttatttaggggtctggtctggggtctgtatttattttggagtctggtctggggtctgcatttatttaggggtccagtctggggtctgtatttatttaggggtccggtcaggggtctgaatttatttgggggtctggtctggggtctgtatttatttaggggtctggtctggggtctgcatttatttaggagtctggtctggggtctgtatttatttaggggtctggtctggggtctgtatttatttaggggtctggtctggggtctgtatttatttaggggtctggtctggggtctgtattcatttaggggtccggtctggggtcttcattaatttgggggtctagtcttgggtctgtatttattttcggggtctggtctgtggtctgtatttatttagggaagtggtctgtggtctgtatttatttaggggtctggtctggtgtctgtatttatttaggggtctggtctggggtctgtatttagttaggggtctggtctgtgtttatttaggggtctggtctgggatctgtatttatttaggggtctggtctgaggtctgtaattatttaggggtctagtcttgggtctgtatttatgtaggggtctggtctggggtctgtatttagttaggggtctggtctgtgtttattaaggggtctggtctgggatctgtatttatttaagggtccggtcttggtctgtatttatttagaggtctagtctggggtctgcattgatttaggcgtctggtctggaggtctgtatttatttaggggtctagtcttgggtctgtatttatttaggggtctggtctaaggtctgcatttatttaggggtctggtccggggtctgtatttatttaggggtccggtctggggtctgcattaatttaggggtctgctctggggtctgcattgatttaggggtctgttctggggtctgtattcatttagtgctattttcctgggtctgtatttatttaggggtctggtctagggtctgcatttatttaggggtctggtctggggtctgtatttatttaggggtccggtctggggtctatatttatttaggggtctggtctagggtctgcatttattttggggttTGGTACAtgatctgcattaatttaggggtctggtctggggtctgtattcatttaggggtctagtctggggtctgtatttttttaggggtccggtcagggggatgcatttatttaggggtctagtctggggtgtgtatttatttaggagtccgatctggggtctgaatttatttaggcatctggtctggggtctgtaattattttggggtctg
Coding sequences within it:
- the LOC142698139 gene encoding protein kinase C delta type-like; protein product: MTLRLRSVLPIRFYTAEMICGLQFLHGHNIVHRDLKPENIMLDADGHVRIIDLGLAQDGVTASNKIRGVSGTLHYMAPEVLLRKKYGTAVDWWSLGIVVSRMAAGRSPFYNGPVRQMAIKAITTAKPKFPTWLNPDVKHLTKRLVRKNSKRRLGVCGNIREHPFFSTIGWEELQERRAQPPFTPFVPVLENQHLKWPENNKSLHPLAGFSFMSPSWTR